In Desulfurococcaceae archaeon MEX13E-LK6-19, the genomic window ACTTCTTAGAAAATATACTATTACATCGGGTAATGTATTAACAAATATTCTTAGTACTTGTGCTCCCCAGTCCTTTTGTTCGATGAGCCTGTAGAGTATGACTTTTTTCTCTCTAAGAACATCTCTGGGAAGGCTCTTGCCAACAACTTCAATGGTCTCCTTGATTCCAACAATATATATCCTGTTTATTCTGCTATTTACATGTATTAGAGAGTTTATGAATGCTATGAGTTCTCTTATAGAATCTCTGCTAGTCCCTGGGATTAACAGTAGTCGCTTCTTTTCCGTCATAGTTATCACACCGTGATTTACCGGGGTGTGTAGTTAGTTTAGTAGCTTTTAAAATAGTTTTTATTCCTTCTTATAAGAGTGGTTAAGTAGTGATTGAATCAAGGGTGGTATGTAATGAGTGTTTTAGATGAGCTTAGAGAGATCCTTGAAGACCATGAGCTTGATGTCGAGGTTAGGGATGGAGAGCTACAAGGCGTTCATGGAACTCTTCCTATAGCCATAGTCATAGCTATAGATGAAGACAATAATAGAGCTACAATAGAGCTAAGAGCTCTTGAAGACTTGGAGGATGTCATGAATGAACTCGTTGAATCAGGTGAGGATCTTCGATCCATAGTCGATGAGGTGCTATCGGAAATACGTGATATAGCAATAGAGTTATCCCGAATCCTTGAGTCACGAGGATACAAGGTTTCAGTAAACATACGTGAAGGAGAAAGCGATGTAAGGGATTTGATGGAGGATATTATCGAAGAGTATGAGGAAGTTGTTGGCGTGGAAGAAGAGTAAAGGTGGGTAGTGTGGGCAGGTTATTTGGTACGGATGGAGTAAGAGGTGTTACCAACAGGGATCTTACACCCGAGATGGCGCTTAGGCTAGGACAAGCTATTGGAACAGTCTTTGGCGAGGGCTCTAGAATTCTTGTTGGTAGAGATATAAGAGCAGGCGGTTACATGATTAAACAAGCTGTTATAGCTGGTCTTCTTAGTGCTGGTGTAAAAGTTTATGACGCAGATCTAGTGCCTACTCCTGCACTACAATACGTTGTTAAAACTGATGGGTTTGATGGAGGAGTTATGATTACAGCAAGCCATAATCCCCCCGAGTATAATGGAATCAAGGTCATTGATAGTGATGGTATTGAAGCTCCTCGCGAGAAAGAACAAGAAATAGAAGAGCTTTACTTTACAGGGAAAGTACATAGAACATCGTGGTCATCATTGTTAACAGACCCTAAACCATACCCTTATGTTAATGAAAAGTACGTAAAGGCAATTGTTTCTCATGTTGATAAAGAAGTTATTAGGAAGAGAGGTTTCAGGGTAGTAGTCGATCCCGCTAATAGCGTTGGATCGATAACTACTCCTTGGGTTGCACGTGAACTAGGAGTTAAGGTTATTACTATAAACGGAAATCTGGACCCATCTTTTCCCGGTAGACCTCCCGAGCCTACCGTGGAGACTCTGGCTGACACTGCTACAGTCGTTAAATCACTTAACGCCGATTTCGGGATAGCTCATGATGGTGATGCCGATAGAGCCATAGTAATTGATGATAAAGGTAGAGTCCAATGGGGAGATAAAACAGCAGTTATTCTAGCACGATTCATCGCAGAAAAACACAAGGATCTTCCGAGAAGAGTCTTTACAGCAGTTTCTTCAAGTACGCTCATCGAGGATATAATGAAGCCTCTTGGGATAGAAGTAGTGTGGCTAAAAGTAGGTAGTATAGGGATCTCCAGAGAATTAGTAAAAAGAGGAGGTATATGTGGTTTCGAGGAGAATGGAGGATTCATGTACCCGCTACATCACCCTGTCCGTGATGGTGCAATGACTTTTGCGCTTCTTCTCCAGCTTTTAGCTGAAGAGAGACGTAAATTATCTGAGTTATTCGATGAACTACCTCAATACTATGGCATCAAGACAAAGATCCCTATGCCTAGAGAAAAAGCGCTTGAAGTCGTTGAGAGAGTTAAAGAAGTATTTAAGGATTACAGGCAGATAACAATTGATGGCGTCAAAGTTATTGGTAATGACTTTTGGGTTCTAGTAAGGCCTAGTGGTACAGAGCCGTTACTCAGGATAATGCTTGAAGCTAAAGACAAAGAAAAAGCAGAAGAAATACTTAGAACAGTAAAGAGTATTGCTGAAGAGGTGCTTCGTAGATGAGGTACTGGGCTCTTGATGTAATTGCTTGTCTATATGATAAACATTATCCACTTGAACTAATAGTTTTCAATAAAGAAGAAGAAAATATTGAGGTAAAAGATATTCCTGTACCGTATTGTCAAACATATTGTGGGTACCTTAAAGAAGAGATAAAAAAGGACAAAGAGTATCCTTGTGTTGAATGTCTGAAAATAGAGATTACGGAAGGATTAGTTTATTGCCCTAAATGTCTACATTGGTACCCGATAAAAAATGGTATATTGATAATGTTACCTAATAACAAGAGAAACAGGAAAAATGATATAGAGTTTCTTAAGAAATACAAAGATAAGATCCCAGAGAAGATATTGAACGAGGGTAAACCTGTTAACTTGTCATCAGGGTGAACAACTAGGTTAGTTTAATAGGGGTCTAAGGAATAATATCACATAAAAAATCTATGCAGCGAGGCTGTAGGAGAATTGTCTGCAATGTTGTCAAATCTTGATGCATGGGTTAGAAAACAAAAAGAAGTACTCGAAAGCTTCCGTAAAGCTGAGGAATCAAACAAGAATCCAGATCGACTAGACTTGATAGTTCTATCTAGGACGGCATTTCAGCACATGATTAGAACAATTACAGCTTTTGACCAATGGTTACAGGAACCATTTGTTATAAGTCATATGCCGAAAGAAATGCTTGAAGACGTATGGAATACAGTCAGGAAGATCCTAAATGAGTTGCTTGAACTTGATATAAGACATACAAGCGGCTTTAAGGAGTATATTGAAAAATTGGCTAAGGAAGGGAAGCTGAACCCGATTCTGGTATCGCCAAAGGAAGTGCCAAGAAGAATTTCGTTATCAACATAAATAGCTGGGTATCGTTACATCAACGCCAGTAAGATAGGGAGTATTAGTTCTTCTTTTATTATAGACTAAAATTTTATAGATTATAATTGAGAAGAGAAGATGTCTTGAATATGTTTTTGTTTAGATTTGGGAATATTTGCTAAAATAGTCTCCTTCTTCTTGCCCTTCTAGTACGGGATGCAAGTTCTACTTCTGTATCTATTGGTGCAATCTTTATTCTAAGCTCGTCAATTAAATTCTTTATTTTTTCTTTTTCTTCATCACTAATAGCGTTTTCATTATTCTGTAGAAACTCTCTGCCCATACTTGTTACAACAAGTTTTCTCCTAGGATCTGTTTCTAGCAGTCCCACATATAGTAATGCTACAAGGTCATTGTGTAAATCCTTGCTTGATGGTGTTGTGCCAAGCATTATAAAGTTATATCCAAGATCATAGTCTTTTTCCTTCATATAGTATATTAGGTGTTGTAAAGCCTTCTCTGAAATGCCTCCGAGAATATTTATCATGTATAAGAGCTTTATTTTACGTGGATCGTTCTTTATGTCGTCTATTGTTATTACATGTTTTGTTATAATCTTTAATTCCTTTGATTTACCTGATGTACTTGATTGTTTTGAGGACATAATTTCCCACCTATCACTTATTTTTTCTCCTGATTAACTCTAATTTCTTTTACTTCATCATATAGTTTTTTTAACGCTTCCTCTTTCTTCATGTTCTTTGTTATCATTAATACTGTTAATCTATAGCTTAAGTATTCGTCGCCTTTATCTCCATATAGTTTCCTGTAAATATCTTTTAGCGACTTCTCGATCTCTGTAATCTTAGGTGTTTCTAGTGTAACAGGGGGTTTTTCTTCAAGTAACTGCTTTAGTGTTTCATCTAGCCTCCTTAAGTAGGCTCTTGATGTAGTGATATGGCTTATGTGAGCATAAGATAACGATGCTGCCAATATTATAACATAAACTGCCGTAAGGAAAAGTATGTCTACATTGGTTAGTTCAACACCTTTTTCTATAATCGATAAGAGTAATGCAAGTGATGCTAATGCGGTCAGACTATTAGCTATTGTTGTGTTATAGCGTAGTAGTACAATGCTTGTAATCAAGAGCACTAAAACAATATTTATGGTTACTATATCAAATAATATTATAGGTAATGTTGCAGCGTATAATAGTGTAAGCCCTATGATTATTGTAGGCATTAGCATTGATAAATGAGTCTTCATTCTTTCCTTGGCACTTATTTTACTATACAAATACACTTTATCCTCATATTCTTTGACGGCTTTATACAAGTCCTCGGTCATTAGCTTGCCATTGATATAATCTTCGACAATACCTTTTAACTTGATAATATATTTGAGTAGAAGACTTAATGCATCAATATACCTTCTTGTGGGTATCGGGGGTCTCGGGGTATTCTCGAGTACGTTTATAGTATCTCTTATCTGTTTGGTAATGGTATTGATCATTGGATCGTGTTTTTTCGAGAGCTTATCAAGAATAGATTTCAGCGTCTTCAATATATTCTCTTCAACAACTTTATTGGGATTCACTCTGAGACACCTGGTATCACTTTCCGATTACTAGGAGAATGTTTTCATTTAATAACTATATCGTATAGCCAGTTAATTTTTCTAAAATAGGGTAAGCAAATGTTCTTGGGCATCTAGGTTTTTTACGGTTTTTAGTATGAATTAAACTGTGATGTGATGATAGAGAGTATGTTTGCCCGAGGCCTTAGGGGTTGGGGTCTATGAGGACTTCAGCGGCGCCTGATCATTTCTTCACTTAATAATCTTGATACAGTGTATTGAGATTCTAAACAATTTATTGATATATGAATAATTAATTCTTAAGAATCCTCTATTATATCTATCATTTTAGGGTGAAGAGCGGTGCCTGTGATCGAGGAAATTAAGGGTGTTAAGGCGATAAAGAGGATTGGTGCACACAGTCATATAAGAGGTCTAGGTCTTGATGAAAAAGGTAAAGCAATCCCTGTCGCAGATGGTCTCGTCGGCCAAATAGAAGCGCGTGAGGCAGCTGGCATAGTTGTCAAGATGATTAGAGAAGGACGCATTGCTGGTAGGGGAATACTACTAGTTGGTCCACCAGGTACTGGTAAAACAGCGTTGGCGGTCGCTATAGCGAGAGAACTAGGTGAAGACACTCCATTCATGGCTTTATCTGGCTCAGAGATCTATACATCAGAGTTATCTAAAACAGAAGTGTTGATGCAAGCTCTAAGGAAAGCTATTGGTGTGAGAATAAAGGAGAGAAGATTAGTCTATGAGGGAGTTGTCAAAGAACTTAAAATTAGGAGAGTAAGACATCCATTTAACCCATATGTTCTTGTACCTAGGGAAGCCAGGATTACGTTGGCTACAAAAGATGATCAATTGACACTCAATGTTGGAGAAGAAATCACTGTCCAACTACTCCAGCTCGGTGTAAAACGTGGAGACTACATATGGATTGATGCTGAGACAGGACGTGTTCACAGAGTAGGGCGTGTTAAAGGCGTTGAAAAAGCAAAGTACTATGATGTTGAAGCAGTAAAGTATGTTGAAATGCCCAAAGGCCCTGTAAAGAAAGAAAAAGAGATAGTCCACACGCTATCATTACATGATCTTGATGTGTATTATGCAGCACAGAGAGCAACAATAACTGCTCTTCTCGGTCTCGGTGTTGAGAAGGAGATACCCCCTGATGTGAGAAAAGATGTTGATGCCCAAGTTAAGAAATGGTTGGAGGAGAAGAAGGCGGAGATTGTTCCAGGAGTGTTGTTTATAGATGATGCTCATATGCTCGATATTGAAGCGTTTAGCTTCTTGTCACGTGCAATGGAGAGTGATTTGGCTCCAATAATAATACTTGCGACAAATAGAGGCATCGCAAAAATCCGTGGAACAGACATAGAGTCGCCTCACGGGATGCCTCTCGACCTACTAGATAGACTACTAATTATCCCAACAAGACCATACAAGCCGGAGGAAATTAGAGAAATAATAAAGATCAGGGCTGACGAAGAAGAAATCGTCCTAACAGATGAAGCACTCGAAGAACTCGTGAAGATAGGTACCGAAACAAGTTTGAGATACGCGGTACAACTACTTGAACCAGCAAAAATTATTGCTTCAGAAGAAGGAAGAGATACAATTACAGCTGATGACGTGAGAAGGGCTAGGAGTTTATTCATAGATGTTAAGCAAAGTGTTGAGTATCTACGTAAGTTTGAAGAAAAATTCCTGAAGTGACAATGTTTTAAATTAAATCAATTAAACCCATTACTCCTATTATTGTTGAAAATATTGTAAGTACTAGAAGATAAATCATATTTATAAAGTAAACGTTTTCTCTATATTTCAACCACGATATTACGTAAAATAATGTTATCACGATTAATGGACCTGTAAATAGTACACCTATTATCGCAGAAGATGATATTATAAGGGATGTATAGAGAACTTCTTCTTCACGTACAAGGGTGGCGTGTTCTATAATGAAAGTTAAGAAAACCCCCAGTAACAACATGTAGTTAAAAATAGTGTCCATTCCTATGGTTTTTGTACAGCTTATTTCTTCGGTCATAATTCTTGAGGCTGTATATATGCTTGTAAGCGTCAGGAAGACAACTGAACACAATCCTATACTGTATACTGTGAGGGTTAGTCTACCGAAAAAGAATATTGGCTTAAGCGAATCAGCTACAACGAATGTATGAACAGGATATAGATAAATAAATCCTATTGAAGCTACGGATATGCTTATAATCGCAGTAGTTAACGCGCCAGCATAGATGCTTTCATAATTGCTTTCTTTATCAACCATTTGTATTATTATAGAATATGGTGCAGCTGACGCGCCCCAGAGGGCCAAGAGATCAAAATATTCTATTGGCTCAAAGACTAGCGGCTTCTTAATCAATTCATTAGCGCTCAGTATAAACAAGACTACATACACGAGCAAGAATAGGGATGCAAACGATAGTATTCTGAGTATTTTGCTCGTTAGTGTTGTCTTCGACAATATAAGCCATACGATAGCTATGAATAATATTGCATAATGAATCCAGTATGAGCCATAAACTATTGATAATATTATTGATATACCGATAAGGTTTGCATAAGCGGTAAACAACCCTGCTGAAGAGATAGTATAGCAAAAGACCAGTGACAATAGTCTATGTTTCTTTAGGAACATAAGGATGTTTTCATTGGGCGTGTTTATTGCAAGGAGAATGACCTGTTGAAGATAAGTCAAAGGGAGTATCATTAACGCTGCTATTATGAACCCAGAGAAACCATAAACCGCGCCAAGCTTCATAAACACTACTATGTTCGTTATTTCAAATCCAGTGAGTGCAGCTATGAATCCAGGTCCTAAGGTCTTTAGTAATCTCAATAGTCTACCCTGTCTTAGGACTCAATATTAAACATGGATTATAAATGAAAGGACGTGTCGCATTTTATGCAGAGTAAACTTAAGAAGATTCTGAACAAATGTTCATAAATGAATTCTATTATTTAATTTTGATTCATATTATTTCTATGACTTAGTCTTTTCGTGAGCTTCTCTATTTCATAGAGAATTGTCTTTAAGTCTTTTTCATCAACGTTATTTAATACAATTACTATATTGTGTTGAAGACGGGGTGTTGAAGCTGCAACATTTTTCGTGGTCTTGTTTGTTAAGTCCTTTGATCCTATTCTTAAGTGGTTGTACATTATTGGAATTAATGATAATCCTAAGTATACTGTTATTATTAGTAAACTCAGCATGTCCAATACTATACTCCTCTCTGAAATTATCTTCTGTAGTGATAATTGACTAATGGATTGTTTTTAAAGGGCTACTATATGTAATAGTAGGGTATTATCTATAGGGGCAAAATATTATGGTATTACTCTGTTGTTACTTGTATTCCTAAATGTTTTACACCAAGAGTTTACTCGAGAATGATCCTTACTTCTCTTATATTAGACCAGCAGACCTTCTTTACGCCTCTTTGACCTGGTTTATAGCCTGTTTTTACGAGGCCAGCGTCTTCAAGTCTTTTTACTTGTGCACTTGCGTTGGCTTTGCTTTGTCCTATTTTTTCAGCGATCTCGCCTATGTCAAGTTCTTTTTCGCGAACTAGTTTTAGTATTTCCAGCCTGGTTTTAGAGGCGAGGGCTGAAGCTATTCTTTCTATATAGTCAGCTCCTCTTACGAATAGTATTCCGTTTTCTTCATAGATTCCCTCTTTTTTCAAAGGCTGACTAGATTCCATTAATACCGCCCCCTTTTCCTATTATTAGTATCTTCTTGTGCTACTAGATTGTTAGAAACTACTTATTAGTTTTACTCTACAATGAATTGTTTAAGCAGTAGAGCGAGATAATAAAGTTTTTAGAATAAAGTTTATATTGATGGGACAACTTCTTCTCCGTGTGACACTTATCAAAGAGTCTGGATGGAAATATAATATTGTCAAGTTAATAAGGATTTGAGAGAAAGAGGTGTTGCGTAAAAGACTGGTATAGTGATTATAATGCCGAAGATCGGTGAGATCTATAGGAAGCTGACAGAGAGGGATTTCAAGGTACTTAACGCTATTGAGAAAGGTATGGCTAAATATGAGTATGTACCTCTTGAAGTGATCGAGAAGTATACTCGTATGCCGGAAAGTCACGTGGAGCTTTCTTTAACGAAACTTCATAGATTGAAGCTTGTGAAGAGACAATTCATGATGTACAAAGGATACCGTCTCACGTATTTGGGTCTCGATATGCTTGCGTTGAGAACACTTGTAAACAAGGGTGTGCTTGAAGCTATTGGTGACCGTATGGCTGTAGGTAAGGAGAGTGAAATCTATAGAGCACTTGCGCCAGGCAATAAAATGATTGTTGTGAAATTGCTTAGAATCGGTCGACCCAGTTTTAGGGGTACGAGGAGATTAAGAGTATTTGCCGTTGACCCTCATCTAGACTGGTATAAGCAATCTAAAATTGCTGCTGAAAGAGAGTTCAAGGCATTAAGGGAACTATATTATGCTGGTGCAAATATACCGAAGCCCCTTGCATACAATAGACATGCTATAGTGCTTGATTATATTGAGGGAATTGAGCTTTATCGTAAACCTGCTCTTGAGAATCCTAGTGAAGTGCTTAGGGTGATACTTGAAACAATAAGGAAAGCTTACCTAGAGGTAGGCATTGTTCATGGTGACTTAAGTGAATATAATGTATTAATTGATGTAAGGACAGGGGATCCCGTCATTATAGACTGGCCTCAATATGTAGAGAAAGATAACCCGAGTAGTGATTTTTTGTTGGAACGAGATGTAGAGTATATAGTCAGGTTTTTCAATAAAAATTACAAGATAAGCATAGACACAAAAAGGGCTTTAGCCTATGTCAGAGGAGAACGTGAAGAGCCCTGGTGAATCCGGGGCTACTAGTGATGTAATCATAGGGGTAGATATTCTTCCAGGTCATAGCCCGTCTTCTAGTAAACAGCCCCATTACGCAATGGCTGTTCTAAAAGATGGTAAAATTATTGATAAGTATGAAGATATTTCCTTGTCGAGACTCTTACGCCTCATATGGGAATACAAGCCGAGTATTATAGCCATAGACAACGTCTATGAACTTGCTCCCTCCGAGCATAAACTGGCTAAACTCTTTGTCTTGTTACCTCCCGGTACAAGTATTGTCCAGGTAACGGGTTGGGGGCCTGATGCACTCAATATAAAGAGTATGGCAAAGAGCATAGGGATAAATGTTGATGGGAAGTTATCTCCTCTAAAAACAGCTATTCTCTCGGCGTTAATAGCGTGGAAAGGATATGGATATAAAGTAAAACTTCTCGAGGAAAAGACTAAGATCATAGTTGTTCGGGGAAGAAGCGTAAGCCATGGTGGTATGAGCTATAATAGGTATGTCAGGAGTATTCGCTCAGGCATACTTGCTGTAGCCAAGGAGATTAAGAAAATACTTGACAGAAATGGTTTCGACTACGATCTATTATTTAAGAAAGCCAAGGGAGGCCTTGAGAGAGCAGTATTCATAGTGTATGCACCCCGTGAGAAACTCTATGGTTTAATCAAGCCAATCAACACGAAGAGCGTCAGGGTGATTATAAAACCTGTTTATAAAAACAAAGTAGTTGTTGGAGAGGATCTTAGAAAAAGCGGGAAACCAGTCATCGTAGGAATAGATCCTGGTGTAAGTACTGGTATAGCAGTAATAGATCTTAACGGCGTACCACTCTTCCTCTATAGTTCAAAGAATATCGATAGAAACGACATAATAAACATGATCTCGTCTATAGGATACCCTGTTATTATTGCAACAGACGTGGCGGAGGCTCCTGATGCAGTAAAGAAGCTCGCTGCTACAGTAAAAGCACAATTATTTGTTCCACCTCGTAACTTGTCTACTGTTGAGAAAATAGAGATCGTTAGTATGCTTACAAAGAAGTATCCATGGCTTGACGTAGAGGATAGTCATGAGAGAGATGCTTTGGCTGCTGCTTATAAGGCTTATCAGAGTCTTGAGGATAAATTCCGTCAGATCGAAAAGAACCTGAGAAAATACGGTATAAGTCTCGATGAAGATAGGATCAAGGTTGCAATCATAAAGGGAAAGACTCTTGCTGAAGCCATTGAGGAAGAATTAGAGAGAATTATGGAACAAGACATAGGTTTTACACAAGATACTACAGTACCTATAGATGACAAGAAGAGTACTACAGCTGAAAAGAAACATGATACAAGTAAAAGAATAGACTCAAGGATAAAAGCCCTCGAGGCTGAAAAGAAGAGGCTTAGTCAACAAATCAGGGATTTAAGTCAGAGACTAGAGGCACTAGAAATAGAACTGAGAACATTAAAATCAGTTAAAGAAGCAGACCAAGAGACGTTGAGAGAAATTGAGAAACTCCGTCTTGAAAACAAATCGCTGAAGGATGAAGTAACTAAGTTAAAGAATACTATTGAGCAACTCGTAAACGAGAACAAAACACTTAAACAGCTACTTCGAATTGTTGCCTACGAAAACTATATACCTGTTCCAGTTGTTAAAAGCCCGACACTAAGTAATGTGATTAAATCTGTAGAGAATAATGTGGGCTTATTGAAGGCAATATATGTTAGCGATATAGGAAGGCTTTGTTGCGAGGTGCTTAAATACCTAGAAGAAAACCGTGTTGCGCTTATTGTGGGACAAGATGTGGACAACGAACTATTGGATGATAGAATACCTGTGGTGTCTTTGAAGAAGTTCAAACATTATATCGTTGACGACATAATATTCGTTGAACCAAGCATTATAGGTGTTGTAGATGAGCTCTGGAATATTATTGAAGAAAAGAAGAAGGAAGACGAGTATGAGAGAATCTTGAAGCTTATCGAGGAATATCAGGAGATGAGAAAAAAGAAGCTTGGTTTAAAGGGAGAGCTCTCACGACTTTAGTACAGTAATGCTTCTCCCCTCAGGATCAAGTCTGTTAACCTAGTTATGCGGGCTAATTCGTCGTCAACAATTCCTCTTATATCGCTTATGATATGTGCTGGTAACTCGTTTCCTTCTGGAACAACTTTTACGTCTGCAATAAGTGGCTGGTCAATAGGTTTACCTATCTGGCTTAACAGTTTTACATACACTTCACGTACTCCCTTGACTTCGCGGTATATTCTGTTAGCGATAATTGATGCGGCTACATTGTAGATTTTACCGACATGGTTTACAGGATTCTTTCCAGCTGTTGCCTCTAGACTCATTGGTCTCATAGGAGTTATCAAACCATTGGCTCTATTGCCTCTACCTGTAGCCCCGTCGTCACCGTGTTCAGCAGATGTACCAGTAACAGTTAAATACACAACACCCTTCTCGATCATATCAGCGGTATTTACATGGACATGGACATCATGATTTGGTGCTAGTTTAGAAGCAAGGTCGAGAACAGCGTTCTTTATTTCTTCTTTAACATTCACGTACTCATCAATATCGTGTACTTGGCTAGAAACTATGGCAGCCGCGATCGTCAAATCGATTTTCGATCTATTTCTTAGTCCCATGACTTTGATGTCTTCGCCTACTGCTGGAACTTTGCTCTTAAACTCTTTTGAGTTCAGTAGTCTCTCTGTTTCAAATACAAGTTTTTCAAGTGTTGATAGGGGTGCGAAACCTACTCCAATACTGGTATCGTTGGCTAGAGGTGCTTTGCCTTTTGCTTTGAATACTTCTACTAAGTCTGCTGAACCCTTACCTATTCTATAATCAACGATAACATGGATATCGGGGTCAAGGAACCTGAAGTTGTTGCGTATCCAATCCTTTACAGCTTTGACAACGAGTTTACCCACGGGAACAGGCTCTATACGCCCATTGACTATGACATCCGTTGTCGCCCTACCGGAGACAAGGATAAAGATCGGGTGAAGTACTTCACCTCCCCCAAACCGAGGTTTCGCCTGTCCTCCAACAAGTAGTACTTTGTCAAGGTTGTGGTGAAGAATGGTGCCGAAGTTCTTAATGTAGTATTCACAAAGAGCTCTGCTAGCAGCCTCTGCAGCCGAGTCAGCAATGTAATCAGGGTGTCCGAGCCCTTTTCTCTCTACAAGCTCTACATCAACTTCATCCATTGGCGTGAACTTTATTGGTTCAA contains:
- the glmM gene encoding phosphoglucosamine mutase, whose translation is MGRLFGTDGVRGVTNRDLTPEMALRLGQAIGTVFGEGSRILVGRDIRAGGYMIKQAVIAGLLSAGVKVYDADLVPTPALQYVVKTDGFDGGVMITASHNPPEYNGIKVIDSDGIEAPREKEQEIEELYFTGKVHRTSWSSLLTDPKPYPYVNEKYVKAIVSHVDKEVIRKRGFRVVVDPANSVGSITTPWVARELGVKVITINGNLDPSFPGRPPEPTVETLADTATVVKSLNADFGIAHDGDADRAIVIDDKGRVQWGDKTAVILARFIAEKHKDLPRRVFTAVSSSTLIEDIMKPLGIEVVWLKVGSIGISRELVKRGGICGFEENGGFMYPLHHPVRDGAMTFALLLQLLAEERRKLSELFDELPQYYGIKTKIPMPREKALEVVERVKEVFKDYRQITIDGVKVIGNDFWVLVRPSGTEPLLRIMLEAKDKEKAEEILRTVKSIAEEVLRR
- a CDS encoding DUF2153 domain-containing protein, yielding MLSNLDAWVRKQKEVLESFRKAEESNKNPDRLDLIVLSRTAFQHMIRTITAFDQWLQEPFVISHMPKEMLEDVWNTVRKILNELLELDIRHTSGFKEYIEKLAKEGKLNPILVSPKEVPRRISLST
- a CDS encoding RuvB-like helicase; the protein is MPVIEEIKGVKAIKRIGAHSHIRGLGLDEKGKAIPVADGLVGQIEAREAAGIVVKMIREGRIAGRGILLVGPPGTGKTALAVAIARELGEDTPFMALSGSEIYTSELSKTEVLMQALRKAIGVRIKERRLVYEGVVKELKIRRVRHPFNPYVLVPREARITLATKDDQLTLNVGEEITVQLLQLGVKRGDYIWIDAETGRVHRVGRVKGVEKAKYYDVEAVKYVEMPKGPVKKEKEIVHTLSLHDLDVYYAAQRATITALLGLGVEKEIPPDVRKDVDAQVKKWLEEKKAEIVPGVLFIDDAHMLDIEAFSFLSRAMESDLAPIIILATNRGIAKIRGTDIESPHGMPLDLLDRLLIIPTRPYKPEEIREIIKIRADEEEIVLTDEALEELVKIGTETSLRYAVQLLEPAKIIASEEGRDTITADDVRRARSLFIDVKQSVEYLRKFEEKFLK
- a CDS encoding ArsR family transcriptional regulator, whose amino-acid sequence is MESSQPLKKEGIYEENGILFVRGADYIERIASALASKTRLEILKLVREKELDIGEIAEKIGQSKANASAQVKRLEDAGLVKTGYKPGQRGVKKVCWSNIREVRIILE
- a CDS encoding phosphotransferase, yielding MPKIGEIYRKLTERDFKVLNAIEKGMAKYEYVPLEVIEKYTRMPESHVELSLTKLHRLKLVKRQFMMYKGYRLTYLGLDMLALRTLVNKGVLEAIGDRMAVGKESEIYRALAPGNKMIVVKLLRIGRPSFRGTRRLRVFAVDPHLDWYKQSKIAAEREFKALRELYYAGANIPKPLAYNRHAIVLDYIEGIELYRKPALENPSEVLRVILETIRKAYLEVGIVHGDLSEYNVLIDVRTGDPVIIDWPQYVEKDNPSSDFLLERDVEYIVRFFNKNYKISIDTKRALAYVRGEREEPW
- a CDS encoding DUF460 domain-containing protein, giving the protein MSEENVKSPGESGATSDVIIGVDILPGHSPSSSKQPHYAMAVLKDGKIIDKYEDISLSRLLRLIWEYKPSIIAIDNVYELAPSEHKLAKLFVLLPPGTSIVQVTGWGPDALNIKSMAKSIGINVDGKLSPLKTAILSALIAWKGYGYKVKLLEEKTKIIVVRGRSVSHGGMSYNRYVRSIRSGILAVAKEIKKILDRNGFDYDLLFKKAKGGLERAVFIVYAPREKLYGLIKPINTKSVRVIIKPVYKNKVVVGEDLRKSGKPVIVGIDPGVSTGIAVIDLNGVPLFLYSSKNIDRNDIINMISSIGYPVIIATDVAEAPDAVKKLAATVKAQLFVPPRNLSTVEKIEIVSMLTKKYPWLDVEDSHERDALAAAYKAYQSLEDKFRQIEKNLRKYGISLDEDRIKVAIIKGKTLAEAIEEELERIMEQDIGFTQDTTVPIDDKKSTTAEKKHDTSKRIDSRIKALEAEKKRLSQQIRDLSQRLEALEIELRTLKSVKEADQETLREIEKLRLENKSLKDEVTKLKNTIEQLVNENKTLKQLLRIVAYENYIPVPVVKSPTLSNVIKSVENNVGLLKAIYVSDIGRLCCEVLKYLEENRVALIVGQDVDNELLDDRIPVVSLKKFKHYIVDDIIFVEPSIIGVVDELWNIIEEKKKEDEYERILKLIEEYQEMRKKKLGLKGELSRL
- a CDS encoding methionine adenosyltransferase gives rise to the protein MSGIERNIVVEPIKFTPMDEVDVELVERKGLGHPDYIADSAAEAASRALCEYYIKNFGTILHHNLDKVLLVGGQAKPRFGGGEVLHPIFILVSGRATTDVIVNGRIEPVPVGKLVVKAVKDWIRNNFRFLDPDIHVIVDYRIGKGSADLVEVFKAKGKAPLANDTSIGVGFAPLSTLEKLVFETERLLNSKEFKSKVPAVGEDIKVMGLRNRSKIDLTIAAAIVSSQVHDIDEYVNVKEEIKNAVLDLASKLAPNHDVHVHVNTADMIEKGVVYLTVTGTSAEHGDDGATGRGNRANGLITPMRPMSLEATAGKNPVNHVGKIYNVAASIIANRIYREVKGVREVYVKLLSQIGKPIDQPLIADVKVVPEGNELPAHIISDIRGIVDDELARITRLTDLILRGEALLY